From a region of the uncultured Methanobrevibacter sp. genome:
- a CDS encoding 50S ribosomal protein L40e — protein MARFEEAENRMFNVKICLKCNARNPAAATTCRKCGYKGLRFKAKEPRG, from the coding sequence ATGGCAAGATTTGAAGAAGCAGAAAATAGAATGTTTAATGTAAAAATCTGCTTAAAATGTAATGCTCGTAACCCTGCTGCTGCAACTACTTGCAGAAAATGTGGTTACAAAGGTTTAAGATTCAAAGCTAAAGAACCGAGAGGATAG
- a CDS encoding geranylgeranylglyceryl/heptaprenylglyceryl phosphate synthase, with translation MKDVENYIRDILKTRKIHFTLIDPDEQTPEEALEIATAAIEGGTDGIMIGGSTVNGDDVDNTCKILSENIAVPIIIFPGNTSSVSKYADAIFYMSYVNSTNPYWINGAQALAAPAVKASGMEILSMAYMVAEPGGTVGWVGDAKLVPRNKPKIPAVYAMSAEMFGMKFFYIEAGSGASEPIPPEMVAYTKKATENMIVVVGGGIRDAKAAYTAAKAGGDIIVTGTVVEDTDNVLAKIQELTGAIKKASME, from the coding sequence ATGAAAGACGTTGAAAATTACATTAGAGATATATTAAAAACAAGGAAAATACATTTCACTTTAATTGATCCTGATGAACAGACACCGGAGGAAGCTTTAGAAATTGCTACAGCTGCAATAGAAGGTGGTACTGATGGAATTATGATTGGAGGGTCTACTGTTAATGGTGATGACGTCGACAATACCTGTAAGATATTGTCTGAAAACATTGCAGTTCCAATTATTATTTTCCCGGGCAATACCAGTAGTGTAAGTAAATACGCAGATGCAATATTCTATATGAGTTATGTAAACTCAACCAATCCTTACTGGATTAATGGTGCTCAGGCATTAGCAGCACCTGCCGTTAAAGCATCAGGAATGGAAATATTGTCCATGGCATATATGGTCGCAGAACCTGGTGGAACCGTTGGATGGGTCGGGGATGCAAAATTGGTACCTAGAAATAAGCCAAAAATACCTGCAGTCTATGCAATGTCTGCAGAGATGTTTGGAATGAAATTCTTTTATATTGAAGCTGGATCAGGTGCATCAGAACCAATTCCTCCTGAAATGGTTGCATACACTAAAAAAGCCACTGAAAACATGATTGTGGTTGTTGGTGGTGGAATTCGTGATGCCAAAGCAGCATATACTGCAGCTAAAGCTGGCGGAGACATCATTGTAACAGGTACTGTTGTAGAAGATACAGATAATGTTTTAGCTAAAATTCAAGAATTAACTGGGGCTATCAAAAAAGCTTCAATGGAGTAG
- a CDS encoding DNA double-strand break repair nuclease NurA has protein sequence MLNSLYEKAIAKRGFIQDIESDNNLDAQLEVNWFSREFSESSDDFSIAAGDGSFNKKKFLKSNFCAVGAESIIYDGEIKKIDDADILEVNHISFLDELLSSYMSILELKCASRAIKEYDVDYYLFDGSILGDLENAYPRGAELPSKIRDNLDETILNEFKRRLEITPFGFVFPQIKERILADVSVNEEFEQKEDFDLHLSSIEKIILLKEILENKKKIISISKTSSDNDLFGWNIPDISILDNLTDKKQGISRIEYRRVYKNASFQYFNDFFKQLKFTVFYVRLQDNKNVLKVELPYKASISEVVDVVEKINVLSVQGYPYLLSKAHNDVVITDRNIKELLKLAKIYETTNREML, from the coding sequence ATGTTAAATTCACTATATGAAAAAGCCATCGCTAAAAGAGGATTTATACAAGATATTGAGTCAGACAATAATTTGGATGCTCAACTTGAAGTAAACTGGTTTTCAAGAGAATTCAGTGAGAGTTCTGATGATTTTTCCATCGCTGCGGGAGATGGGAGCTTCAACAAAAAGAAGTTTTTAAAAAGCAACTTCTGTGCTGTAGGTGCCGAATCCATAATTTACGATGGTGAAATAAAAAAAATCGATGATGCTGATATTTTGGAAGTAAATCATATCTCTTTTTTGGATGAGCTTTTAAGCAGTTATATGTCAATATTGGAACTTAAATGTGCGTCTAGGGCTATCAAGGAATATGATGTAGATTATTACTTATTCGATGGATCCATTTTAGGAGATTTGGAAAATGCATATCCAAGAGGTGCTGAACTTCCATCCAAAATCAGAGATAACTTGGATGAAACCATTTTGAATGAATTTAAGAGAAGATTGGAAATAACACCATTTGGATTCGTATTTCCTCAAATTAAAGAAAGAATATTGGCTGATGTAAGTGTAAATGAGGAATTTGAGCAAAAGGAAGATTTTGACCTTCATTTGTCTTCAATCGAGAAAATAATATTGTTAAAAGAAATTTTGGAAAACAAGAAAAAAATCATTTCAATATCCAAAACATCTTCAGACAATGATTTGTTTGGATGGAACATTCCGGACATTTCAATTTTAGATAATTTGACAGATAAAAAGCAGGGAATATCAAGAATTGAGTATAGGCGAGTCTATAAGAATGCATCTTTCCAGTATTTCAATGATTTTTTCAAACAATTGAAATTTACGGTATTTTATGTAAGGCTTCAGGACAATAAAAATGTATTGAAAGTTGAATTGCCTTACAAAGCATCGATAAGTGAAGTTGTAGATGTTGTAGAGAAGATAAATGTATTGTCAGTTCAAGGTTATCCTTATTTGCTGAGTAAGGCACATAATGATGTAGTCATTACTGACAGGAATATTAAAGAATTATTAAAACTTGCTAAAATTTATGAAACAACAAACAGGGAAATGTTATAG
- a CDS encoding ATP-binding protein, translated as MVVGICVGETSLSEVTFISDKMPKVGEYVTIEYDGKKVLGMIENLIRGNDALNVDINDFKAIRKISQIGAEDNYIRGKVKILGDVNDNLKLPRTPVLPGTEIKLADRDTLNEIFKVNNPIKLGCLVNQSDVDVNVEANPILSRHLAILAMTGAGKSNTVSVLINEMLSYFVPVFVFDMHGEYVGANFPNGEVNVIKPKINPVYMSFHEIKRLVNIPSNGYIQERHFRRAFKTAKEMVRSGTAHTNNFLQIIYDILLSDSQEEGSDKQIVDVMNKIDDSMDKYANIFDNNIGNILTNIKIGHVNVLDLSQSDESIANVLVSHIMRNALQMRKNAVHGKDERALDFPVFFILEEAHILAPNKRDSDSKRWIQRVAREGRKFGLGLCLVSQSPKTVDHDALSQMNNMIILRLVEPEDQRHVQSASESLSQDLVNQLPSLNVGEAVVLGLMSKVPTLVKIDEFKGRLHGDDMDIVSYFADIRQKEQEEIEELEKESMEMGYNY; from the coding sequence ATGGTAGTTGGAATTTGTGTTGGCGAAACATCACTTTCAGAAGTTACTTTCATTTCAGATAAGATGCCGAAAGTTGGAGAATATGTGACTATTGAATACGATGGAAAAAAAGTATTGGGAATGATTGAAAATCTAATTAGAGGTAATGATGCTTTAAATGTTGATATCAACGATTTCAAAGCCATTCGAAAGATTTCACAAATAGGTGCTGAGGATAACTATATTCGAGGTAAAGTAAAGATTCTTGGAGATGTCAATGATAATCTGAAATTGCCGAGAACCCCTGTGCTTCCTGGAACTGAAATAAAGCTGGCTGACAGGGATACTTTAAATGAAATATTCAAGGTTAACAATCCCATTAAATTAGGATGTCTTGTAAATCAGAGTGATGTGGACGTTAATGTTGAAGCAAACCCAATTTTGTCAAGACACCTTGCAATTTTAGCAATGACTGGAGCTGGAAAATCAAATACTGTATCTGTTTTAATAAATGAAATGTTAAGTTATTTTGTTCCGGTATTCGTATTTGATATGCATGGTGAGTATGTTGGAGCCAATTTCCCAAATGGTGAAGTTAATGTTATTAAACCTAAAATAAATCCTGTTTACATGTCTTTTCATGAGATAAAAAGATTGGTTAACATTCCGAGTAATGGTTATATTCAGGAAAGACATTTCAGAAGAGCATTTAAGACAGCTAAGGAAATGGTTCGCAGTGGAACAGCACATACAAATAACTTTTTACAAATTATTTATGATATTCTATTAAGCGATTCTCAAGAAGAGGGCTCAGACAAGCAAATTGTTGATGTAATGAATAAGATTGACGATTCGATGGATAAGTATGCCAATATCTTTGACAATAACATTGGAAATATATTGACAAACATTAAAATAGGTCATGTTAATGTTTTGGACTTAAGCCAGTCTGACGAATCAATTGCAAATGTATTGGTAAGTCATATTATGAGAAATGCTTTGCAAATGAGAAAAAATGCAGTTCATGGAAAAGATGAAAGAGCATTGGATTTTCCAGTATTTTTCATATTGGAGGAGGCACATATATTGGCTCCTAATAAACGTGATTCAGATTCAAAACGTTGGATTCAAAGGGTTGCTAGAGAAGGACGTAAATTCGGATTGGGATTATGTTTGGTAAGTCAGTCTCCAAAAACAGTTGACCATGATGCATTGTCCCAAATGAATAATATGATTATTTTGAGGCTTGTTGAACCTGAAGACCAAAGGCATGTTCAGTCTGCAAGTGAAAGTTTATCACAGGATTTGGTTAATCAGCTTCCATCCTTAAATGTTGGTGAAGCTGTTGTTTTAGGTTTGATGAGCAAAGTACCAACTCTTGTCAAAATTGATGAATTTAAAGGTCGTCTTCATGGGGATGACATGGATATTGTTTCCTATTTTGCTGATATCAGGCAGAAAGAACAAGAAGAAATTGAAGAGTTGGAAAAAGAAAGCATGGAAATGGGTTATAATTATTAA
- a CDS encoding DNA repair exonuclease: MKFAHLADTHLGYRQFGLIEREKDFYEVFEKVIDKIIEEKVDFVIHSGDLFETARPSPIALLTFQKGLLKLKGAGIPMYAIAGNHDIVMRNDSIPPQVIFKKLGLKVISPINTTYMHGDIFIAGLPFYPSSQVKNLKSKLADLSKKAAKHEKSILVLHQGIDKYFGQNYELEIGDLPDNFNYYALGHIHNYINDNFGNGKLVYPGSSEIWKTNELKDYKENGKGFVIVDFDGPKPLVKRVKVDISRTFIERSLDYNELESGIAGLKETIVGFDKKPILDLKINNVESDTNRVYELIKEELGDLSLMIRPTFSMLGEDDIDVIINQKDSLGPLEILKEQLDAYGDESVTRLGLDVYTFLSKDKIDEADEILNHFFDDYYHKDEDEETETEEEGEAESADEKDIQVTFKEVLE; this comes from the coding sequence ATGAAATTTGCACATTTAGCAGACACTCATTTAGGTTATCGTCAATTTGGTTTAATTGAACGTGAAAAAGACTTTTATGAAGTGTTTGAAAAGGTTATAGATAAAATAATTGAAGAAAAAGTGGATTTTGTAATCCATAGTGGTGATCTATTTGAAACCGCAAGACCGTCCCCTATTGCACTTTTAACCTTCCAGAAAGGATTGCTTAAATTAAAAGGTGCTGGAATTCCTATGTATGCAATAGCAGGTAATCATGATATTGTAATGCGTAATGATTCAATCCCGCCTCAAGTAATCTTTAAAAAGTTGGGTTTAAAAGTAATCAGTCCTATTAATACTACTTATATGCATGGTGATATTTTTATAGCGGGCTTACCATTTTATCCGTCTTCTCAAGTTAAGAATTTAAAGTCTAAATTAGCTGATTTATCTAAAAAGGCTGCAAAACATGAAAAATCAATTCTTGTATTGCACCAAGGCATTGATAAATACTTTGGACAAAATTATGAACTTGAAATCGGAGATTTGCCTGATAATTTTAATTATTATGCTTTGGGACACATTCACAATTATATCAATGATAATTTTGGAAATGGAAAATTGGTCTATCCGGGTTCTAGCGAAATATGGAAAACTAATGAATTAAAGGACTATAAGGAAAACGGAAAAGGTTTTGTTATAGTTGACTTTGATGGTCCAAAACCTCTTGTCAAAAGGGTTAAAGTTGATATTTCCCGTACATTCATTGAAAGGTCACTTGATTACAATGAACTTGAAAGTGGAATTGCCGGTTTAAAAGAAACAATTGTCGGCTTTGATAAAAAACCGATTTTAGATTTGAAAATTAACAATGTCGAATCAGATACCAACAGAGTTTATGAACTGATTAAGGAAGAGCTTGGTGATTTGTCTTTAATGATAAGACCTACATTCAGCATGCTTGGTGAAGATGACATTGATGTTATAATCAATCAAAAGGATTCTTTAGGTCCTTTGGAAATTCTAAAAGAGCAATTGGATGCTTATGGTGATGAATCTGTTACCCGATTGGGACTTGACGTTTATACTTTCCTATCAAAGGATAAGATTGATGAAGCTGATGAAATATTAAATCACTTCTTCGATGATTATTATCATAAAGACGAAGATGAAGAAACTGAAACTGAAGAAGAGGGAGAAGCAGAATCAGCTGATGAAAAGGATATTCAAGTTACATTTAAGGAGGTTCTAGAATGA
- a CDS encoding AAA family ATPase, which produces MIFTKLKLVNFKSHENTIIDFEKGISVIVGENGAGKSTILEAISFALFKQHTAKKIDDLVRNNADSMTVELEFNSNNREYKIVRNKKSMLKSSIYKKTSNDGGFVHICTGDKEVANEILQILDIDSDLFLNAIYIRQGEIAELVDKTSAEKKELIAKLLGIDSLEKAWKNLLPFISGYENQLAELKGKLFNSDELKDEYSKKKAELESLKDRGHELEEQIEDVTASLKDISESKRNMEREKEIYDTQVNNLENEQKTLAKLENDKHVVQENLDKISEAEEKITRLDKYVSKLEVYLDFEKSVTSIQRLKKDEEEINNKLDSISNQKAIVNDKKEEYNKFLASDEEINKLNNQKLNLEKQLATAAKMEKDKKELLLHIENERNDIEDFFSRTKDKLADFGLSQDTLAEVEHFNQIEEVTNDYIVEVAESIEKLSGDILSKKESLVEFKQNIKAAQKPLEELNEVNNKCPVCQSDISSDQKKDLIESYESTISENEKLISETEEDVRLFNQNKESFEDKQTKLQELSKNIVEYKQKFVHLEDDVVKLNEIDENLESKEYISNKLGELILVIARERDAKESYKESYDAYVQAKGALDVLGSETESQYKLNQIKNEIDNHVTNIKLAINQDPHLSGDISPGELQDRIADLKQKNEEFNQLKGFVQNKKSLLSQHDSIKEDIGVSKNQIDIIQNKIAASLYDKEKYEQIIYRSELYERRQNTFNSELSEIKGRARESITYIKELNEKIIMADKFKREYDNLESYISMLKNIRELYGKNGVQKDLRNISRPLIQKYTKEFFNEFNFNYSDLTLDDEYNVTVYGPEGESSMSMVSGGEKIAIALALRLGITQAISKGDLDTILLDEPTIHLDSSRRHELINLLKDMSLLPQMIIVTHESQLENAADNIIKVEKENGISKVMM; this is translated from the coding sequence ATGATTTTCACAAAATTAAAACTGGTTAATTTCAAATCCCATGAAAATACTATTATTGACTTTGAAAAAGGGATTAGTGTTATTGTGGGTGAAAATGGTGCTGGAAAATCCACAATTTTAGAAGCGATTAGTTTTGCTTTATTCAAACAGCATACTGCTAAAAAAATCGATGATTTGGTAAGAAATAATGCAGATTCAATGACTGTTGAATTGGAATTCAATTCCAATAATCGTGAATATAAGATAGTTCGTAATAAAAAATCAATGTTAAAATCCTCCATTTACAAAAAAACCTCCAATGATGGTGGTTTTGTTCATATCTGTACTGGAGATAAGGAAGTTGCAAATGAAATTCTCCAGATATTGGACATTGATTCTGATTTGTTCCTCAATGCAATTTACATAAGACAAGGTGAAATTGCAGAGCTTGTTGATAAAACATCTGCTGAGAAAAAAGAGCTGATTGCTAAATTGCTTGGAATTGATTCCTTGGAAAAAGCCTGGAAAAATTTATTGCCATTCATCAGCGGATATGAAAATCAGTTGGCAGAACTTAAAGGGAAACTATTCAATTCTGATGAGTTGAAAGATGAATATTCTAAGAAAAAAGCAGAATTGGAATCTCTTAAGGATAGGGGTCATGAACTTGAAGAACAAATAGAAGATGTAACTGCCTCCCTGAAGGATATTTCTGAAAGTAAAAGAAATATGGAAAGAGAAAAAGAAATTTATGATACTCAGGTTAATAATCTTGAAAATGAACAAAAAACTTTGGCCAAATTAGAAAATGATAAACATGTTGTTCAGGAGAATCTGGATAAAATCAGTGAAGCTGAAGAAAAAATTACCAGATTAGACAAGTATGTTTCAAAATTGGAAGTGTATCTTGACTTTGAAAAGTCAGTTACCAGCATTCAAAGATTGAAAAAAGATGAGGAAGAAATCAATAATAAATTAGATTCAATATCCAATCAGAAAGCTATTGTTAATGATAAAAAAGAGGAATATAATAAGTTTTTAGCATCCGATGAAGAAATTAACAAATTGAATAATCAAAAACTCAATCTTGAAAAGCAATTGGCTACAGCCGCTAAAATGGAAAAGGATAAAAAAGAATTGCTATTGCACATTGAGAATGAAAGAAATGATATTGAAGACTTTTTCTCAAGAACAAAAGATAAATTGGCTGATTTCGGATTATCACAAGATACCTTGGCAGAGGTTGAACATTTTAATCAAATTGAAGAAGTCACTAATGATTATATTGTTGAAGTTGCAGAAAGCATTGAAAAATTATCCGGTGATATCCTTTCTAAAAAGGAAAGTCTTGTAGAATTTAAGCAAAATATTAAAGCTGCTCAAAAACCGTTAGAAGAGTTAAATGAAGTTAATAATAAATGTCCGGTTTGTCAATCAGACATCAGTTCAGATCAGAAGAAGGATTTAATCGAAAGTTATGAATCAACAATCAGTGAAAATGAGAAATTAATTTCTGAAACTGAAGAGGATGTTCGTTTATTTAATCAGAATAAGGAAAGCTTTGAAGATAAACAAACCAAACTTCAGGAGTTATCTAAAAATATTGTCGAGTATAAACAGAAGTTTGTTCATTTGGAAGATGATGTTGTTAAACTAAATGAAATAGATGAAAATCTTGAGTCAAAAGAATACATCAGTAATAAATTAGGAGAACTTATACTTGTTATTGCTCGTGAAAGAGATGCTAAAGAAAGTTATAAGGAGTCTTATGATGCATATGTTCAAGCTAAAGGTGCTTTGGATGTTTTAGGTAGTGAAACTGAATCTCAATATAAATTAAATCAAATTAAAAATGAGATTGACAATCACGTTACTAATATTAAATTAGCCATTAATCAGGACCCTCATCTAAGCGGAGACATCAGTCCTGGTGAACTTCAGGATAGAATAGCTGATTTAAAACAGAAAAATGAAGAATTTAATCAACTTAAGGGTTTTGTTCAAAATAAAAAATCCCTATTGTCTCAACATGATTCTATTAAGGAGGATATTGGCGTATCTAAAAATCAGATTGACATCATTCAAAATAAAATTGCCGCCTCTCTGTATGATAAGGAGAAATATGAACAAATCATTTATCGCTCAGAGTTATATGAAAGACGTCAAAATACATTTAATTCAGAACTTTCTGAAATTAAAGGCAGAGCCCGTGAATCAATAACTTACATTAAAGAGTTAAATGAGAAAATAATAATGGCTGACAAGTTTAAAAGGGAATATGATAATTTGGAAAGTTATATTTCCATGTTGAAAAACATTAGGGAATTATATGGTAAAAATGGTGTTCAAAAAGATTTAAGGAATATTTCCAGACCGTTAATTCAAAAATACACCAAAGAATTCTTTAATGAGTTTAACTTCAATTACTCTGATTTAACTTTGGATGATGAGTATAATGTAACAGTCTATGGTCCTGAAGGTGAATCTTCAATGAGCATGGTTAGTGGTGGTGAAAAAATAGCTATTGCCCTAGCTTTAAGACTTGGTATCACTCAAGCAATTTCCAAAGGAGATTTGGATACAATATTATTGGATGAGCCTACAATTCATTTGGACAGTTCCAGAAGACATGAATTAATTAATTTATTAAAGGACATGTCTTTATTGCCTCAAATGATTATTGTAACTCATGAAAGTCAGCTTGAAAATGCAGCTGATAACATAATTAAAGTTGAAAAAGAAAATGGTATTTCAAAAGTTATGATGTAA
- a CDS encoding nuclease, which produces MFEDEKDDKIYNLIISNGIDRNNEYGQFTEKLFSKVDFLWKESISGDFSLAGEEFYKKIDRIILLAGLYKDNKELFESLLKASESYDIPIILVRPYGLEEVPETLEEKAATIVGWNANCIVDSIKNACETM; this is translated from the coding sequence ATGTTTGAAGATGAAAAAGACGATAAAATTTACAACCTCATCATAAGTAACGGCATAGATAGAAACAACGAATATGGGCAATTTACAGAAAAGCTATTTTCAAAAGTGGATTTTTTATGGAAGGAATCCATATCAGGTGATTTTTCCCTCGCAGGTGAAGAATTCTACAAAAAAATTGATAGAATAATTTTATTAGCAGGATTATATAAAGACAATAAGGAACTTTTTGAAAGTCTTTTAAAGGCAAGTGAAAGCTATGACATTCCAATAATATTAGTAAGACCATACGGACTTGAAGAAGTTCCCGAAACACTTGAAGAAAAAGCAGCAACCATTGTCGGATGGAATGCGAATTGTATTGTTGATTCCATCAAAAACGCTTGCGAAACCATGTAA
- a CDS encoding Mur ligase family protein, which produces MKAAVIGLGVEGKKAVTSLLNHGWEVYATDLNINVDLSGLNLPRLSMNMLDSEQTVSIVGDNLTVDLGFTNSYAIEQCDAIAISPSMFGGAFAQRLLEDCDLLSDVLQKHKDIFTIGITGTNGKTTTVHMLRNILENAGKKVLVGGNGGGGFSGYYDLMLEASEGDYDILLVEVCDMTLDFCNYSFDFDFVGLTNIGNDHMDVHKTIANYKNSLVRFFEGKTIFTAFNQDFNSDFKESASKHIPYFEYQDELQVFGKFNLLNAGLATAISKELKIPKDIIRDTLFDFKAVQGRLDVYKINDASVYVGKTDNSDALASILAEKDFYAIFIGTPRHNEEHRLDILDVAVKYNPEVIVLFPGLDDTLDLAIYRLNSLRYEGNIITVNSLDEIIELVAEYSHEDAILIGGNGQDVIIDIQERIKLISEKLS; this is translated from the coding sequence ATGAAAGCTGCTGTTATTGGATTGGGTGTAGAAGGAAAAAAAGCAGTTACTTCCCTTTTAAATCATGGATGGGAAGTTTATGCTACTGATTTAAACATTAATGTCGATTTGTCCGGTTTAAATTTACCACGTTTATCTATGAACATGTTGGATAGTGAACAGACAGTTTCTATTGTTGGTGATAATTTAACTGTTGATTTGGGATTTACAAATTCATATGCTATTGAACAATGTGATGCAATAGCTATTAGTCCCAGCATGTTTGGCGGAGCATTTGCACAGCGTTTGCTTGAAGATTGCGATTTGTTAAGTGATGTTTTACAAAAGCACAAGGATATATTTACTATAGGCATTACGGGGACCAATGGAAAAACCACAACCGTTCATATGTTGAGAAATATTTTAGAAAATGCCGGAAAGAAAGTTTTGGTCGGTGGAAATGGTGGCGGAGGATTTTCAGGTTATTATGACTTGATGCTTGAAGCCAGTGAAGGCGATTATGACATATTGCTTGTTGAAGTATGCGACATGACATTGGACTTTTGCAATTATTCATTTGATTTTGATTTCGTAGGCCTTACCAATATTGGCAATGATCATATGGATGTTCATAAAACCATTGCAAACTATAAGAATTCATTAGTTAGATTTTTTGAAGGAAAAACAATATTTACTGCATTTAATCAAGATTTTAATAGTGATTTTAAGGAATCTGCAAGTAAACACATTCCTTATTTTGAATATCAGGATGAATTGCAGGTTTTTGGTAAATTCAACTTACTTAATGCAGGATTGGCCACTGCAATTTCAAAAGAATTAAAGATACCTAAAGATATTATTCGAGACACTCTTTTTGACTTTAAAGCAGTTCAAGGAAGATTGGACGTTTATAAAATTAATGATGCATCTGTTTATGTAGGAAAAACTGATAATTCTGATGCTTTAGCTTCAATATTGGCTGAAAAAGATTTTTATGCGATATTTATTGGTACTCCAAGACATAATGAAGAGCATAGGCTTGATATACTGGATGTTGCTGTTAAATATAATCCGGAAGTTATCGTATTGTTCCCAGGTCTTGATGATACTTTAGATTTGGCAATTTATAGATTAAACTCATTGAGATATGAAGGAAACATCATCACTGTAAATTCTCTTGATGAAATAATTGAACTTGTTGCCGAGTATTCTCATGAAGATGCTATACTGATTGGTGGTAATGGTCAAGATGTTATTATTGATATTCAAGAAAGGATTAAACTAATTTCTGAAAAATTGTCATGA
- a CDS encoding NTP transferase domain-containing protein — protein MSISTIITAAGKNSRMRKDQISRNLVLKNKLILPFNNKTVLETTIDNALSANTDECIVVLGHYASEIMDAISDNYDGSVKFVKNNPVDVGLSTSLFNGLSNSNSDYALCITGDQPTVSTETFNRMIETIQNSENPEKTISILRRRKTGLLGTAEGLGMPFVAHRKNLMGYLENEDDNLNPILRKIFADGYVFYGIKEKNEKELLNINHYEDYLNLLD, from the coding sequence ATGTCAATTTCAACTATTATTACTGCAGCGGGAAAAAATTCTCGGATGCGAAAAGATCAAATTTCTCGAAATCTCGTTTTGAAAAATAAACTTATTTTACCATTTAACAATAAAACGGTTTTGGAGACAACTATTGACAATGCATTATCTGCAAATACTGATGAATGTATTGTGGTACTTGGTCATTATGCTAGTGAAATAATGGATGCTATTTCTGATAATTATGATGGTTCTGTCAAATTTGTTAAAAATAACCCTGTTGATGTAGGTTTATCAACATCTTTATTTAATGGTTTATCTAATTCGAATTCTGATTATGCTCTATGCATAACTGGAGACCAGCCAACTGTTTCTACTGAAACGTTCAATAGGATGATTGAAACGATTCAAAATTCTGAAAATCCTGAAAAAACAATTTCTATTTTAAGAAGAAGAAAAACAGGTTTGCTTGGCACTGCAGAAGGATTAGGAATGCCGTTTGTAGCTCACAGAAAAAATTTAATGGGCTATCTGGAAAATGAAGATGATAACTTAAATCCAATTCTTAGAAAAATTTTTGCTGACGGTTATGTGTTTTATGGAATAAAAGAAAAAAATGAAAAAGAATTATTAAATATTAATCATTATGAAGATTATTTAAACCTTTTAGATTGA
- a CDS encoding DUF169 domain-containing protein codes for MTNLEKNQKYCEAIESKIKLDAKPVAMKLIKTEDDLPDGYDLIDEKVRHCEMVRKASLGNKFYSTLEEQMCLGGAGAIGLRDMPPKLANGEKYFSLGRFQDLETAKKLTSQLSIVEDEHWGIVYAPLDEADFEADVIEIITEPVGGMKLAQSIVYKTGEKITPSFAGIQSLCGDAFANPYITDGINFTLGCDGSRKAADIKDNEMTVGISAAKIDEVISGLDSI; via the coding sequence ATGACAAATTTAGAGAAAAATCAAAAATACTGTGAAGCAATTGAAAGCAAAATTAAACTAGATGCCAAACCAGTAGCAATGAAATTAATCAAAACAGAGGACGACCTTCCTGACGGTTATGATTTAATTGATGAAAAGGTAAGACACTGTGAAATGGTTAGAAAAGCATCTTTAGGAAATAAATTTTACTCCACTCTTGAGGAACAGATGTGTTTAGGAGGAGCAGGAGCAATAGGCCTTAGAGATATGCCTCCAAAATTGGCAAATGGTGAAAAATACTTCTCATTAGGAAGATTCCAAGATTTAGAAACTGCTAAAAAACTCACCAGTCAACTTTCAATTGTTGAAGACGAACATTGGGGAATTGTTTACGCTCCATTGGACGAAGCTGATTTTGAAGCTGACGTAATTGAAATCATAACAGAACCTGTTGGCGGAATGAAACTTGCCCAAAGTATCGTTTATAAGACTGGAGAAAAAATTACTCCATCATTTGCAGGCATTCAATCATTATGTGGAGATGCATTTGCAAACCCATACATTACAGATGGAATTAACTTTACATTAGGTTGTGACGGTTCTAGAAAAGCAGCAGACATTAAAGATAATGAAATGACTGTTGGAATCAGTGCAGCAAAAATAGATGAAGTTATTTCCGGCTTAGATTCAATCTAA